From the Ostrinia nubilalis chromosome 8, ilOstNubi1.1, whole genome shotgun sequence genome, one window contains:
- the LOC135074056 gene encoding uncharacterized protein LOC135074056, giving the protein MSDFEYYCDKKAVAKRHGNKREDIDSEEETSCKRLKQQRPRKTAKHLFDDSEDESVNKPLKQKPRKTAKHLFDDSEEESVNKPTKSSAKKSSTKRKSAESSSGDKRTRTSGWKLDLDDDADVESSRARSQPGRLQSVLTRRVADGVLRRTASLPGDLFVELRLYNADEIRAVQPKDRWEKAVLSLKYQSSSNAEHLDLLRQFVTRAREAFEEDGMKACRRQPSSCAACVRACGNSYKRDN; this is encoded by the exons at GTCGGACTTTGAGTATTACTGCGACAAAAAAGCAGTTGCCAAGCGGCACGGAAATAAACGCGAAGACATAGATTCTGAAGAGGAAACATCTTGTAAAAG GTTGAAGCAGCAGAGACCGCGAAAAACAGCCAAACATTTATTTGACGACTCTGAAGACGAATCAGTTAATAAACC GTTGAAGCAGAAACCTCGAAAAACGGCCAAACATTTATTCGACGACTCTGAAGAGGAATCAGTTAATAAACC aactaAATCATCAGCGAAAAAGTCGTCTACCAAACGCAAGTCAGCAGAGAGCTCGAGTGGAGACAAACGAACTCGAACCTCAGGGTGGAAGCTGGACTTGGACGACGACGCGGACGTCGAGAGCAGTCGCGCGCGCAGCCAGCCGGGCCGCCTGCAGTCCGTGCTGACGCGTCGAGTGGCCGACGGAGTCCTACGCCGCACCGCCTCTCTGCCTGGGGATCTCTTCGTGGAGTTGCGCCTCTACAACGCGGACGAGATACGAGCTGTGCAGCCGAAAGATCGTTGGGAGAAGGCGGTACTGTCACTCAAATACCAAAGCAGCTCTAACGCCGAACATCTTGACCTACTGCGGCAATTCGTCACGCGTGCGCGAGAGGCATTCGAAGAGGACG GGATGAAGGCGTGCAGACGCCAGCCGAGTTCCTGCGCAGCATGCGTGCGCGCGTGCGGCAACTCATACAAGCGCGACAACTAG